A genomic region of Cannabis sativa cultivar Pink pepper isolate KNU-18-1 chromosome 1, ASM2916894v1, whole genome shotgun sequence contains the following coding sequences:
- the LOC115705487 gene encoding uncharacterized protein LOC115705487 — MNNIFRDLNGESVPSQQDILRCPFLRNINEPTSFSFSPSMMFPQPVRGNKGPIFEDGPNFDMAFRLFHGNDGVVPLSGGSYVPLRKVEPQRAPAQFNPLAAKAATISLSSFGAGGPFGFFDSFSDKWKNQKKSSNKESSQGGNSKHESLGNEWLQSGNCPIAKSYRAVSGVLPLVAKVLKPPAGMKFTCPPAIVAARAAISKTAFAKNLRPQPLPAKVLVIGLLGMAANVPLGIWREHTEKFSPSWFAAVHAAVPFIGMLRKSVLMPKAAMAFTIAASILGQVIGSRAERYRLKAVAEKKLALTQTHESSGVALTQTHGSVSESSQLQVVSAKVGHCSGDAEWNSISLPMARSSSSTDVC; from the exons ATGAATAATATTTTCAGAGATCTTAATGGGGAGTCGGTGCCTTCTCAGCAAGACATACTTAGATGTCCGTTTCTGAGAAACATCAATGAGCCTACAAGTTTTTCATTTTCCCCTTCAATGATGTTCCCACAGCCT GTTAGGGGAAATAAAGGTCCAATTTTTGAAGATGGCCCTAATTTTGATATGGCATTTAGGCTCTTCCATGGGAATGATGGTGTAGTCCCTCTTTCTGGAGGATCATATGTGCCTCTGAGGAAAGTTGAACCACAGCGAGCCCCAGCGCAGTTTAATCCTTTGGCTGCAAAGGCTGCTACAATCAGTCTTTCATCCTTTGGAGCTGGAGGCCCATTTGGCTTCTTTGATTCTTTTTCTGACAAATGGAAGAATCAGAAGAAATCATCCAACAAAGAATCTTCAcag GGTGGAAATTCAAAACATGAGTCCTTGGGAAATGAGTGGCTGCAATCTGGGAATTGTCCAATTGCTAAGTCTTACCGAGCAGTCAGTGGTGTCCTTCCACTTGTTGCAAAGGTTTTAAAGCCTCCTGCAGGCATGAAATTTACCTGCCCACCAGCAATTGTTGCTGCCCGAGCAGCTATATCAAAGACTGCATTCGCGAAGAACCTCCGCCCTCAACCCTTACCAGCAAAAGTACTTGTGATCGGATTATTGGGCATGGCAGCAAATGTTCCTCTGGGAATATGGCGAGAGCATACTGAAAAATTCTCACCGTCCTGGTTTGCTGCTGTCCATGCCGCTGTTCCTTTCATAGGGATGCTTAGGAAATCTGTGTTGATGCCCAAGGCAGCAATGGCATTTACTATCGCAGCATCAATCCTGGGACAGGTGATTGGCTCTCGGGCTGAAAGATATCGCCTCAAGGCTGTAGCAGAAAAAAAACTGGCTCTTACTCAAACTCATGAATCTTCTGGCGTGGCTCTTACTCAAACTCATGGATCTGTTAGCGAGTCTAGCCAGTTACAGGTGGTCAGTGCAAAAGTCGGTCATTGTAGTGGTGATGCAGAGTGGAATTCGATTTCCCTTCCTATGGCAAGGTCTTCTTCATCGACAGATGTCTGCTGA